A stretch of the Lolium perenne isolate Kyuss_39 chromosome 3, Kyuss_2.0, whole genome shotgun sequence genome encodes the following:
- the LOC127344618 gene encoding uncharacterized protein isoform X2, with the protein MAAEAAESESSQEPPPLAAAASAPAGGGPNPCCAKLWKKYQQVEKGRAALRQGVNLLNGEVQKLQNEISTLTQVCKEERLRADSAQAAKETESDARDLLEKEVIELKAKSSALHSTQNTSKNDNELLRISELEEENRRLKQVLGEERLKMDSEKKKAEEAKRKTSDAQNLLKAETKKSEEFKRLADLERKVANDLKVSCEKLRIEANETRSQLSAQIQKTGEAYKKAEAEKQKASREKKCADSEKLLAEKNKKLIEAERKKVMEEKGRSGHLFAQLEEQKKLNENLHVSIEAQRKNAMCEKNRADQLLQKLEEERKRCEYLQRKTDDFGAARDRVSFGNDGMQRVDGAIESANIKLLKEKLKRKKDQLKHVKRESKLDRALIRKELQLLKRDWMQPLSQFNRLDDYLAGGAEDVRALKRLKRQPKVHGLEHRQHALLPRNQVTAPYFGLQAGMVPFTSSPREYASYQLPRESCTRPISGTRKNQSSTTPELPPTNCSTRKQDETALLDISGHSSRREASKPSFPGGIEVADQTLKGGRKRKRTKNTVESLPRDATTNDNLAFNDDRSCLQQRNNAMPCMSKDGLQNNGRKVPGVIDRSFSGCAKGPSPVAGNAFEGSKFDSLFSFEKLIKGDCLKLLNLDNDADEEKYRKAMEAPLSPDVPIVLPTKTKSRRSPDLVGGNSDGYDTECPASRSDVNLSEVQNFSQNGKFQSSTYSRTEHGGSVMELYANGKSTAATNVSYSAKLIDTSGTASLSCLSHRNEASNAVLSLAVESDSTMGPQFSGNADAILHLCNEIPNKSRQNQICTTSSDPVLQNNIGLSKARTAQTINLTSDGLSGHCHGAGNNSLNFVGVTSLKRSSIVNILQYWEALTTETSKLSQDVFVDGSLLERVSTEPLLLPEERIPLIFSLFLWGVRKLTSDPVVDQYSALSAFSMTVKPYMETRLAFLKSSQLDVLVSLIEDFLMNKEVVVCDKMGVMNSDGSKHCHLDDEIGTQLFTKPATRDQFISACILLASVCAKVERVDVVLEVSYRVLQMGKANLSWTMSALHVFGFVCGDKLLLVKSCNLLMTTIRLVVLLLESSDTSLCLVSSHIQSNRQTAFPSCTHCLFDVDTVPIDVFISSLLDELDLCALSGINHVKSNEAITKHSSHLGSSALQIDCGEPCNIHKQAKVAEGINYPAGRDLCYFTEIISLLELFGSYMSCEWTYKNVVLRLLKILESCPCEEYSAALFVLISQLGRFFIDDVGYEMKTVIELRNKLSVLMGTSFTTSKSILVQFSAVGALLSLLPLTFDKIVASPTGPLSGLCVLQATQISEWFAQLSKENQSFACSFFS; encoded by the exons ATGGCGGCGGAGGCCGCGGAGAGCGAATCCTCGCAGGAACCCccgcccctcgccgccgccgcctccgcccccgCCGGCGGCGGTCCCAACCCGTGCTGCGCCAAG CTGTGGAAGAAGTACCAGCAGGTCGAGAAGGGCCGGGCGGCGCTGCGGCAGGGGGTCAACCTCCTGAACGGCGAGGTTCAAAAGCTGCAGAATGAGATATCCACTCTCACCCAAG TTTGCAAGGAGGAGCGTCTCCGAGCTGATTCGGCACAAGCAGCTAAGGAAACCGAGTCTGATGCCAGAGATCTGTTAGAGAAAGAGGTAATCGAACTGAAGGCAAAGAGCTCAGCCCTGCACTCTACACAAAATACCAGCAAAAATGACAATGAGCTCTTGCGGATCTCTGAGTTGGAGGAAGAAAATAGAAGGCTCAAACAGGTATTAGGAGAAGAGAGGTTGAAAATGGATTCTGAGAAGAAAAAAGCTGAAGAAGCAAAGAGGAAAACTTCAGACGCCCAGAATTTACTCAAGGCTGAAACAAAGAAGTCTGAAGAGTTCAAAAGGCTCGCTGATTTGGAAAGGAAAGTAGCCAATGATTTGAAGGTATCATGTGAGAAATTGAGGATTGAAGCTAATGAAACCAGATCACAGCTGTCTGCTCAGATTCAGAAAACAGGGGAGGCATataagaaggctgaagcagagAAGCAGAAGGCTTCCAGAGAAAAGAAATGTGCTGATTCAGAAAAATTGTtagcagaaaaaaacaaaaaactaaTTGAAGCTGAGAGGAAAAAAGTGATGGAAGAGAAGGGCCGTTCTGGCCATTTGTTTGCACAGTTGGAGGAGCAGAAGAAACTGAATGAAAACTTACACGTTAGCATTgaggctcaaagaaagaatgcaaTGTGTGAGAAAAACCGTGCAGACCAACTGTTACAGAAGTTGGAAGAGGAGAGAAAACGATGTGAATATTTACAGAGGAAGACTGATGATTTTGGTGCTGCTAGGGATAGGGTTTCTTTTGGCAATGATGGGATGCAACGTGTTGATGGAGCAATTGAAAGTGCAAACATAAAACTTCTCAAAGAGAAGCTGAAGCGGAAGAAAGATCAGCTAAAGCATGTGAAAAGGGAATCAAAGTTGGATAGAGCATTGATAAGAAAAGAGCTTCAGCTCCTAAAACGGGACTGGATGCAGCCGCTGAGCCAGTTTAACAGGCTTGATGATTACCTTGCTGGTGGTGCTGAAGATGTTCGTGCATTGAAAAGG TTGAAGCGACAACCGAAGGTACATGGCTTAGAACATAGGCAACATGCTCTTCTTCCTCGTAATCAAGTAACTGCACCATATTTCGGGTTACAAGCTGGGATGGTCCCTTTCACTTCTTCCCCAAGAGAATATGCTTCATATCAGTTACCTAGAGAAAGCTGCACAAGACCAATCTCAG GTACCAGAAAGAACCAGAGCTCAACAACTCCAGAGTTACCCCCAACAAACTGCAGTACCAGGAAACAAGATGAAACAGCATTGCTGGACATTTCTGGTCATTCTTCTCGACGGGAGGCATCGAAACCATCCTTTCCTGGTGGTATAGAAGTTGCAGATCAAACACTCAAAGGgggcaggaagagaaaaaggACCAAAAACACTGTAGAATCACTTCCCCGTGATGCCACTACAAATGATAATTTGGCATTTAATGATGATCGTTCATGTCTGCAGCAAAGAAATAACGCCATGCCATGTATGAGCAAAGATGGCTTGCAAAATAATGGGAGGAAAGTTCCTGGTGTTATTGATAGATCCTTTAGTGGCTGTGCTAAAGGGCCCTCTCCTGTAGCAGGAAATGCTTTTGAAGGAAGCAAGTTTGATTCATTGTTCTCCTTTGAGAAATTGATCAAGGGGGACTGCTTGAAGTTGCTCAATTTGGACAATGACGCTGATGAGGAGAAGTATAGGAAGGCAATGGAGGCACCTCTTTCGCCAGATGTGCCCATTGTGCTACCCACTAAAACTAAAAGCCGTAGGTCTCCTGATTTGGTTGGTGGCAATAGTGATGGATATGATACAGAATGTCCTGCATCAAGGTCTGATGTCAATTTGTCAGAAGTTCAGAATTTTTCTCAGAATGGTAAGTTTCAATCATCAACCTATAGTAGAACTGAACACGGTGGCAGTGTTATGGAGTTGTATGCAAATGGTAAATCTACTGCAGCAACTAATGTTTCTTATAGCGCCAAATTGATTGATACGTCAGGTACAGCCTCTTTGAGCTGCCTTTCACATCGGAATGAGGCCTCAAATGCTGTACTTTCGCTTGCCGTGGAGTCAGACAGTACCATGGGACCACAGTTCTCAGGAAATGCAGATGCCATTTTGCATTTGTGCAATGAGATCCCTAATAAAAGCAGGCAAAATCAAATTTGTACTACATCATCAGATCCTGTACtgcaaaataatattggattgagTAAAGCGCGAACAGCTCAGACGATCAATTTGACCTCAGATGGTTTAAGCGGTCATTGTCATGGAGCCGGTAACAACAGTCTAAACTTTGTTGGAGTTACTAGTTTGAAACGAAGCAGCATAGTAAATATACTGCAGTATTGGGAGGCCCTTACTACTGAAACTAGCAAGCTTTCTCAGGATGTTTTTGTTGATGGTTCATTACTTGAAAGAGTATCCACTGAACCATTGCTACTTCCAGA AGAGAGGATCCCCCTCATCTTTTCTCTATTTTTATGGGGTGTTCGTAAATTGACAAGTGATCCTGTTGTTGACCAATACAGTGCTTTGTCAGCCTTTTCCATGACTG TGAAACCTTACATGGAAACAAGATTGGCCTTTCTGAAAAGCAGTCAGCTGGATGTTCTTGTCTCCTTAATTGAGGATTTTCTCATGAACAAAGAAGTTGTGGTTTGTGATAAGATGGGAGTTATGAATTCTGATGGTAGCAAGCATTGCCACCTGGATGATGAAATTGGTACGCAATTATTCACCAAGCCTGCGACTAGAGACCAGTTTATCTCTGCCTGCATCCTGTTGGCTTCAGTATGTGCTAAGGTGGAGAGAGTGGATGTTGTTTTAGAGGTTTCATACAGAGTTCTTCAGATGGGCAAAGCAAACCTTTCGTGGACTATGTCGGCTCTCCATGTCTTTGGTTTCGTCTGTGGCGATAAATTGCTACTTGTGAAGAGTTGTAATCTTCTCATGACAACTATACGGCTGGTTGTCCTGCTCCTTGAGAGCTCAGACACTTCTTTGTGCCTTGTGTCATCTCATATTCAGTCCAATAGACAAACAGCTTTCCCGTCTTGTACACATTGCCTGTTTGATGTGGATACAGTGCCCATAGATGTTTTTATCTCTTCTCTGCTCGATGAGCTGGATTTATGTGCTCtgtcagggataaatcatgtcaaGTCAAATGAAGCTATTACAAAGCATAGTTCTCATTTGGGGTCTAGTGCACTACAGATCGACTGTGGTGAACCTTGCAATATCCACAAGCAAGCAAAAGTTGCTGAGGGTATCAACTATCCTGCCGGGAGGGACCTGTGCTATTTTACCGAGATTATATCTTTGCTTGAGCTGTTTGGGAGCTACATG AGCTGCGAGTGGACATACAAAAATGTTGTTCTTCGTCTTCTGAAGATTTTGGAATCGTGCCCATGTGAGGAGTATTCAGCTGCTCTTTTCGTACTCATCAGCCAACTTGGAAG GTTTTTCATTGATGATGTTGGTTATGAGATGAAAACAGTTATTGAGCTGAGGAACAAATTATCAGTATTGATGGGAACTAGTTTTACAACATCAAAGAGCATACTGGTTCAGTTTTCTGCGGTCGGTGCACTGCTTAGTCTCCTGCCGTTGACATTTGATAAAATAGTTGCCAGCCCTACTGGACCATTATCTGGCCTGTGTGTTCTGCAAGCGACTCAGATTTCTGAATGGTTTGCTCAGTTAAGCAAGGAGAATCAATCTTTTGCCTGTTCCTTTTTCAGCTGA